A genomic stretch from Telmatocola sphagniphila includes:
- a CDS encoding tyrosine-protein kinase domain-containing protein, whose product MNRSSLNMRLYEGRTGDRLPARSTTYLKPPDSQSAGATNPFLKYLLYRWATILFVGGFLAAVLAAAAWYLIPSKFTTSSLIRISAEIPSLTVGDINNRADFSTYLKTQAAMIRSYGVLHIALLDPKIASLPMIREQSDPVAFLMEELKLDYQDGSELLRIQLSGDDPQAITQIVNAVQDAYFREVVEDEQRRKKLRLNRLEETVHRMKDEVETRQKLVPPGTPLKVSSQVVPQLAANQVVRIKEMLANSDSAIRAQEDKITGLQKRFNQPRSEWIDPPNILELLDRDTDIQKRNERMQSVQIRIDEYKRVFQNLDTTQFKELQEKLIEETKLRDELREKRLNEYRAAHIPLLSQQLKRQYDEAKELLAQQRHYKRELEKQLSEYQGMLDSELASNEKPLDYTVLEIQDRQNIITNLIDRSNLLRIELDAPARVRPLQPAIVPQKRDYRRQILGSIVAALFGFGLISFSVVAYESALKRTTASADLTRLAPILGVIPEVLNRPRVEESLDKLRGLLVEQVSPNSRLIVVSSAREEDGKNYLSWQLALSFERAGVKTLLVDFDLRQPRLHRFCKTDNDGGVCDLLIDNYDVRAHIRTAPDGLAFLPAGAWCDLVRRELVPDRLESFFQRLRQAFDVIVVNTHPVLNVAETYPIAKFADAILLSVKKHHSRLELIERAKDKIVGLTPSLFGLVLNGGNENECWN is encoded by the coding sequence ATGAATCGATCTTCCTTGAACATGCGGCTCTACGAAGGACGTACCGGCGATCGCCTTCCGGCGCGCTCGACGACCTACCTCAAACCCCCGGATTCCCAATCCGCCGGTGCGACCAATCCGTTTCTTAAGTATCTGCTCTATCGCTGGGCTACGATTTTATTCGTGGGAGGATTCCTGGCCGCCGTGCTGGCGGCGGCCGCCTGGTACCTGATTCCTTCCAAATTCACTACCTCGTCGCTGATTCGGATCTCCGCGGAAATTCCCAGCTTAACCGTCGGCGACATCAACAATCGAGCCGATTTCTCAACCTACCTGAAAACACAAGCGGCCATGATCCGCAGTTATGGGGTTCTGCACATCGCTCTGTTGGATCCCAAGATCGCATCCTTGCCGATGATCCGGGAGCAGTCCGATCCGGTCGCTTTTCTGATGGAAGAACTGAAACTCGATTATCAGGATGGCAGCGAACTGCTGCGAATTCAGTTAAGCGGGGACGATCCCCAGGCGATCACCCAGATCGTCAACGCCGTGCAGGACGCCTATTTTCGAGAAGTGGTCGAGGACGAACAGCGTCGTAAGAAGCTTCGCCTCAACCGGCTTGAAGAAACGGTTCACCGCATGAAAGACGAGGTGGAGACCCGTCAGAAACTGGTGCCGCCGGGTACGCCGCTCAAGGTGAGTTCTCAGGTGGTACCGCAACTCGCGGCTAATCAGGTAGTACGCATCAAAGAAATGCTGGCGAATTCTGACTCCGCGATTCGCGCTCAGGAAGACAAGATCACGGGACTGCAGAAACGATTCAACCAGCCTCGTTCGGAGTGGATTGATCCACCGAATATTCTGGAACTCCTGGATCGGGACACGGACATCCAGAAACGCAACGAACGTATGCAGAGCGTGCAAATTCGCATTGATGAGTACAAGCGGGTCTTCCAGAACTTGGATACCACCCAGTTCAAAGAACTGCAGGAGAAGTTGATCGAGGAAACAAAATTGAGGGATGAACTCCGCGAAAAGAGACTGAACGAATATCGCGCGGCCCACATCCCACTGCTCAGTCAGCAACTCAAACGTCAGTATGACGAGGCCAAAGAGCTCCTCGCTCAACAACGGCACTACAAGAGGGAATTGGAAAAGCAGCTTTCCGAATACCAGGGGATGCTGGACTCCGAACTCGCCAGTAACGAGAAACCACTCGACTATACCGTCTTAGAAATTCAGGATCGGCAGAATATCATCACCAACCTGATCGACCGCTCCAATCTTTTGAGAATTGAATTGGATGCTCCGGCTCGGGTCCGTCCCCTTCAACCGGCCATCGTTCCTCAAAAACGAGATTACCGTCGACAGATTCTCGGTAGCATCGTTGCCGCGCTTTTCGGGTTCGGTCTGATTTCGTTCAGCGTCGTGGCCTATGAATCGGCTCTCAAACGAACGACTGCGAGTGCCGATCTGACTCGGTTGGCTCCGATTCTGGGCGTGATTCCTGAAGTTCTCAATCGGCCGCGTGTAGAAGAGTCGCTCGATAAACTTCGCGGATTGCTCGTCGAACAGGTGAGTCCGAACAGCCGGTTGATCGTGGTTAGCAGTGCTCGCGAGGAAGACGGCAAGAATTATCTGAGCTGGCAATTGGCTCTTAGCTTCGAACGCGCAGGCGTAAAAACGCTGCTGGTCGATTTCGACCTCCGCCAACCCCGGCTTCATCGCTTCTGCAAGACCGATAACGACGGGGGCGTCTGCGATCTCTTAATCGATAACTATGACGTCCGAGCCCATATTCGAACCGCGCCCGATGGCCTGGCTTTCCTGCCAGCAGGGGCCTGGTGCGATCTGGTGCGCCGGGAACTGGTGCCCGATCGTTTGGAATCCTTCTTCCAGCGACTTCGCCAGGCATTCGATGTGATCGTCGTGAATACTCATCCGGTACTGAATGTCGCCGAGACCTACCCGATCGCCAAATTTGCCGATGCGATTCTGTTGAGCGTGAAAAAACATCACAGCCGGCTGGAATTGATCGAGCGGGCCAAGGATAAAATTGTCGGCCTCACGCCTTCGCTGTTTGGCTTGGTCCTCAATGGCGGCAATGAAAACGAGTGCTGGAACTAG
- the msrB gene encoding peptide-methionine (R)-S-oxide reductase MsrB has product MVQVKVFNSRGELVGPLSVPKITKADAEWQAQLSPTQYTIARNKGTERPFCGTLLDNKKKGIYSCVCCGLPLFASTAKFNSGTGWPSFFIAVAPENVVTASDRSHGMIRDEILCSRCDCHLGHVFEDGPAPTGLRYCVNSESLVFTDESEVAKLAEI; this is encoded by the coding sequence ATGGTTCAGGTTAAAGTTTTCAATTCCCGGGGTGAGTTGGTTGGCCCCTTAAGCGTTCCCAAGATCACCAAAGCGGACGCCGAGTGGCAGGCTCAGCTGAGCCCGACCCAGTACACTATCGCACGCAATAAAGGAACAGAACGCCCCTTCTGCGGAACCCTTCTGGATAACAAAAAGAAGGGAATTTATTCCTGCGTCTGTTGCGGGCTTCCCCTGTTCGCCTCCACGGCCAAATTCAACTCCGGAACTGGTTGGCCTAGCTTTTTCATAGCTGTAGCACCCGAAAATGTCGTAACGGCGAGCGATCGATCGCACGGCATGATCCGCGACGAGATTCTCTGTTCCCGCTGCGACTGCCATTTAGGACACGTCTTCGAGGATGGTCCGGCCCCAACGGGATTGCGTTACTGCGTAAACTCGGAATCTCTGGTGTTCACAGATGAATCTGAAGTGGCGAAATTGGCCGAGATTTAG
- a CDS encoding beta-ketoacyl-[acyl-carrier-protein] synthase family protein → MRRVVVTGLGVVAPNGIGREEFWSSCVAGRSGISTISAFDSKTFPINVAGEVKQFDATPFVPESSRKSLKIMGRAAKFGLGAAGLALQDSGIDMRTEDPGMVGVVMGTGLVPIDMSEIMPLLRKVMNEEGHFDLTKLDAGGGSPIFPLWLLKYLPNMVAAHISMAFNAQGPNSTITTACVAGTQAVGEGFRMISRGEADVCLAGGADSRLDPLLLMAYTALGTLSRRTDLPPEQISRPFDRLRDGFVLGEGSGVLVLEDFDRARKRGAKIYAEILGFGSSFDAYSITKPDPEGKGGARAIRNALNEAKVSTEDVRYINAHGTSTRLNDCMETNAVKHAFGEHKARMVPISSIKSMIGHSIGASGAIEAVALALTLSESVTPPTINLTHPDPVCDLDYIPNVARDWAPAVAISTSFGFGGQNGALVMRAM, encoded by the coding sequence ATGCGCCGTGTAGTTGTCACAGGATTAGGGGTGGTGGCCCCCAACGGCATAGGTCGGGAAGAATTCTGGTCCAGCTGCGTCGCAGGACGTAGCGGGATCAGTACGATTTCAGCCTTTGATTCGAAAACATTCCCCATCAATGTTGCCGGAGAAGTTAAGCAATTCGACGCTACGCCGTTCGTTCCAGAATCTTCACGTAAATCGCTGAAGATCATGGGTCGGGCAGCCAAGTTCGGGTTGGGCGCTGCCGGTCTGGCTTTGCAAGACAGCGGCATCGATATGCGCACGGAAGATCCGGGCATGGTCGGCGTCGTCATGGGCACCGGCCTGGTACCCATCGACATGTCCGAAATTATGCCTCTTCTTCGCAAAGTCATGAACGAGGAAGGCCACTTTGACCTGACAAAGCTGGATGCGGGCGGGGGGTCACCTATCTTTCCGCTCTGGCTGCTAAAATATTTGCCCAACATGGTAGCTGCCCATATTTCGATGGCCTTTAATGCTCAAGGACCCAACAGCACAATCACGACTGCTTGCGTGGCGGGGACCCAGGCGGTCGGCGAAGGATTTCGCATGATTTCCCGGGGTGAGGCCGACGTCTGTCTGGCGGGAGGGGCCGATAGCCGATTGGATCCTCTGCTGCTGATGGCGTACACCGCTCTTGGAACTCTAAGCCGCCGAACCGACTTGCCGCCAGAACAGATTTCCCGACCGTTTGATCGCCTGCGGGATGGATTCGTCTTGGGCGAAGGGTCTGGTGTTTTGGTTCTCGAAGATTTCGACCGGGCCCGAAAACGGGGAGCCAAGATTTACGCCGAGATCCTGGGTTTCGGCAGCAGCTTTGATGCTTATTCGATCACCAAGCCGGATCCCGAGGGCAAAGGGGGCGCTCGAGCCATTCGTAACGCTCTGAATGAGGCGAAGGTCTCCACGGAAGATGTTCGTTACATCAACGCTCACGGCACCAGCACTCGACTGAACGACTGCATGGAGACCAATGCGGTTAAACATGCCTTTGGCGAGCATAAAGCCCGGATGGTGCCGATTTCATCGATCAAGTCGATGATTGGGCACTCCATCGGGGCCAGCGGGGCCATCGAAGCGGTCGCTCTGGCTCTCACATTGAGCGAAAGTGTGACGCCGCCGACGATTAATCTGACTCACCCGGACCCGGTTTGCGATCTGGATTACATTCCTAACGTCGCTCGTGATTGGGCTCCCGCCGTGGCCATTTCCACGAGCTTCGGATTCGGGGGACAAAACGGGGCCCTGGTCATGCGGGCGATGTAA
- a CDS encoding TraR/DksA family transcriptional regulator, translating into MARRDALLRLHKTLTQRRVELQRRMGMELEDLAKQSTGDTADIAFDTSGEEISSQLAEIESRELVQIDRALKRLKNGTYGLCEICNKRIPVARLDALPYSTVCIGCQRDLEDDPSMIEDRTNLDWERVNDHDPYSSDRKVNLSDLELDMAR; encoded by the coding sequence ATGGCCAGACGCGATGCACTCCTCCGATTGCACAAGACTTTGACTCAGCGTCGTGTGGAACTCCAGCGGCGTATGGGGATGGAACTCGAAGATCTTGCGAAACAATCCACGGGGGATACAGCAGATATTGCTTTCGACACCAGCGGTGAAGAAATTTCTTCGCAGTTGGCGGAAATTGAAAGCCGGGAATTAGTTCAAATTGATCGGGCGCTGAAACGCCTGAAAAATGGCACATACGGTTTATGCGAAATCTGCAACAAGCGGATTCCGGTAGCCCGGCTCGATGCCTTACCTTACAGTACAGTCTGTATCGGCTGCCAGAGAGATCTGGAAGACGATCCGAGCATGATTGAAGACCGTACCAATCTCGATTGGGAACGCGTCAACGATCACGATCCTTATAGTTCCGACCGGAAGGTAAACCTTTCCGATCTGGAATTGGATATGGCTCGTTAA
- a CDS encoding efflux RND transporter permease subunit, with product MNPIQFALRHPITVLVGVLAIISGSILAGSRVKVDVFPSLNLPSIVIAQPYGGMSPPQIEALMTYFFESHFFYVNGIHHVEAKNIQSYALLKVYFQPGTDMPQAMSEVVAAVNRARAFMPPGSVPPFVARVDTDTAVVGYLVISSESRSITEIQDFATQRVRPMFASIDGISSPPAFGGNQKAVVIGLDPEKLRSLNLTPEDVTNAVASGNPIVPPGNVRVNDLMYLVNTNAAVGKSPAKELGDIAVRTGLKPVFLRDVADINDHTSDIATGYVLVDGRRSNYMLVTKRANASTLDVVNRLKAELPRLRETVPEDVKLDFIFDQSPIVTNAMWGVGIEGAIGAMLTGLMVLIFLKDWRSVIVVVLNIPLAILAAVIGLWLSGNTINIMSLGGLALAVGILVDEATVEVENIHTQMEKTDSIAQAVRRGNAETAVPRLLAMLCILAVFLPSFFMEGSAKALFIPLSLAVGFAMIASYMLSSTFVPVVSVWLLKNHKHFEADKPSDSRIYQFLLNSTIRLRFLVVPIYLAAAGLAIFFLTTQVGLDIFPRSDNGQFQLRLRAPTGTRIERTEEIMQQALKILKEEIGANNIANSVGYVGMIPSSYPVQALYQWTSGPEEAFMKVALKAEAKNDLAAMKEKLRSVLPQKLGVWLTNQWTLEGLSSQEIENRLNKLQLSFEPADIINEVMSFGAPTPLEIVISSPKIADSIEYAEKVRQQLSKIKALRDLKSVQPQDYPTIDVKIDRQKAAMSNLTTENISNALIAATSSSRFMRPIYWPDPATGHSYLIQIQVPIQKMNSSKELGMTVVRSNNHGGDISMSDTMDRPSLLLRDVATVTEKVTAGEIDRYNMRRYISLVANVEGEDLGRLRKDVERAIVAAGEKPRGLIVDIRGQLEPLSQIIKGLSFGLLMAILIIFLLLSAYFQSFILGLISVTSIPAALTGVGLILWISGNTLNLQSFMGAIMVMGVATANAILLVTFAERARRANGGDARAAARDGAKARFRAILMTSCAMLVGMVPMGFGFTEGGEQAKPLGLAVIGGLIFSTLSTLLLLPSIFALLRGRSGIESASLDPYDPASSHYDPSTAHP from the coding sequence ATGAACCCAATCCAGTTTGCTCTTCGCCATCCGATCACCGTGCTCGTAGGTGTTTTGGCCATCATTTCGGGTTCTATTTTGGCGGGAAGCCGCGTCAAAGTGGACGTTTTCCCTTCATTGAATTTACCCTCTATCGTCATCGCTCAACCTTACGGCGGCATGAGCCCCCCGCAAATTGAAGCACTGATGACTTACTTCTTTGAATCTCATTTCTTTTATGTAAATGGTATCCATCACGTTGAAGCCAAAAACATTCAATCTTACGCCTTATTAAAAGTCTACTTCCAGCCCGGTACGGATATGCCCCAGGCGATGAGTGAAGTTGTGGCGGCCGTCAACCGAGCGCGGGCTTTCATGCCGCCGGGCTCGGTGCCGCCCTTCGTTGCCCGTGTCGATACCGACACTGCCGTCGTCGGCTATCTGGTCATTTCCAGCGAATCGCGATCGATCACGGAGATTCAGGATTTTGCCACGCAGCGGGTTCGGCCGATGTTCGCCAGTATCGATGGGATCTCGTCGCCACCAGCTTTCGGCGGAAATCAGAAAGCGGTAGTAATCGGACTTGATCCAGAAAAACTCCGGTCGTTGAACCTGACTCCCGAAGATGTCACGAATGCCGTCGCAAGTGGTAATCCCATCGTTCCACCGGGCAATGTGCGCGTGAACGACCTGATGTACCTGGTCAATACCAACGCCGCGGTGGGTAAATCCCCTGCGAAAGAATTGGGCGACATTGCTGTTCGAACGGGCCTCAAACCGGTCTTTCTGCGCGATGTTGCCGATATAAACGATCACACCAGCGATATTGCCACGGGTTACGTTCTCGTCGATGGCCGGCGCTCGAACTATATGCTGGTGACCAAAAGGGCGAATGCTTCCACTCTGGATGTGGTGAATCGCCTGAAGGCCGAGTTGCCGAGGCTGCGGGAAACGGTACCCGAAGATGTGAAGCTCGATTTCATTTTCGACCAGTCGCCGATCGTAACGAATGCCATGTGGGGAGTAGGCATCGAAGGGGCCATTGGAGCCATGCTTACCGGTTTGATGGTGCTGATTTTCCTGAAAGATTGGCGCAGTGTGATTGTCGTGGTGTTGAATATTCCGCTAGCAATTCTTGCCGCCGTGATTGGGCTCTGGCTGTCGGGTAACACAATCAACATCATGTCGCTCGGCGGTCTCGCTCTGGCCGTCGGTATTCTCGTCGATGAAGCGACTGTGGAAGTGGAAAACATTCATACGCAGATGGAGAAAACGGACAGCATTGCCCAGGCGGTACGAAGAGGAAATGCCGAAACGGCGGTTCCTCGTCTGCTGGCGATGCTCTGCATCCTGGCGGTCTTTTTACCTTCTTTCTTCATGGAAGGCTCGGCCAAAGCTCTTTTTATCCCGTTGTCTCTGGCCGTCGGTTTCGCCATGATCGCTTCCTACATGCTCTCTTCCACTTTCGTCCCCGTTGTGTCGGTCTGGTTGCTGAAGAATCATAAACATTTCGAAGCCGATAAGCCGAGCGATTCACGCATTTATCAGTTTCTGTTGAACTCGACCATTCGACTCCGCTTCCTGGTGGTTCCTATTTATCTGGCTGCAGCTGGGCTGGCAATTTTCTTTCTGACCACGCAAGTAGGACTCGATATTTTCCCACGCTCCGACAACGGTCAGTTCCAGCTCCGACTGCGCGCTCCAACGGGTACTCGGATCGAGAGAACCGAAGAAATCATGCAGCAGGCTCTCAAGATCCTAAAAGAAGAGATCGGTGCCAACAATATCGCCAACAGTGTCGGTTACGTTGGGATGATACCCAGCTCCTATCCGGTACAGGCACTTTACCAGTGGACTAGCGGGCCGGAAGAAGCCTTTATGAAGGTGGCCTTGAAGGCGGAGGCGAAAAACGACTTGGCCGCCATGAAAGAAAAACTTCGGTCGGTGCTGCCCCAGAAATTGGGTGTCTGGCTGACGAATCAATGGACCCTGGAAGGATTGAGTAGTCAGGAAATCGAAAATCGTCTGAATAAATTGCAACTCTCTTTTGAGCCGGCCGACATCATCAACGAGGTGATGAGTTTTGGTGCTCCCACGCCGCTGGAGATCGTGATCAGCAGCCCGAAGATCGCGGACAGCATCGAATATGCAGAAAAAGTTCGCCAGCAATTGTCGAAGATTAAAGCCTTACGCGATCTCAAGTCCGTTCAACCGCAGGATTATCCCACCATCGATGTGAAGATCGATCGACAAAAGGCGGCTATGAGCAATTTGACCACCGAGAATATCTCGAATGCACTGATCGCCGCCACGTCCTCCAGCCGATTCATGCGACCGATCTACTGGCCCGATCCCGCAACCGGCCACTCTTATCTGATTCAGATTCAAGTGCCGATTCAGAAGATGAATTCCAGCAAGGAACTGGGAATGACCGTGGTTCGAAGTAACAACCACGGCGGCGACATCAGCATGTCGGACACGATGGACAGGCCTTCGCTGCTGCTTCGGGATGTGGCCACGGTCACGGAAAAGGTGACTGCCGGTGAAATCGATCGCTACAACATGCGGCGGTATATCAGCCTTGTGGCCAACGTAGAGGGAGAAGACCTGGGCCGTCTGAGGAAGGATGTGGAAAGAGCGATCGTGGCGGCGGGTGAAAAGCCGCGCGGCCTGATCGTCGATATCCGTGGGCAACTCGAACCGCTCAGCCAGATTATAAAAGGACTAAGCTTTGGTTTGTTGATGGCAATTTTGATCATCTTTCTTTTGCTCAGTGCCTACTTCCAATCGTTTATACTGGGGTTGATTTCCGTCACTTCCATCCCGGCCGCGTTGACGGGTGTAGGCCTGATTCTCTGGATCAGCGGCAACACTTTAAATCTGCAATCTTTCATGGGTGCAATCATGGTCATGGGGGTTGCGACTGCAAATGCCATCCTACTGGTGACCTTTGCGGAACGGGCACGCCGGGCTAATGGCGGCGATGCACGCGCGGCTGCCCGGGACGGAGCTAAAGCCCGATTCCGGGCTATTTTGATGACCAGTTGTGCCATGTTGGTCGGGATGGTACCGATGGGGTTCGGTTTCACCGAAGGAGGCGAGCAAGCGAAGCCGCTCGGCTTGGCAGTTATCGGCGGCTTGATTTTTTCGACACTTTCCACGCTGCTGTTATTGCCATCGATATTCGCTTTGTTGCGAGGCCGTTCGGGAATCGAGAGTGCGTCGCTGGATCCCTACGATCCGGCCAGCAGTCACTATGATCCTTCGACCGCTCATCCCTAA
- a CDS encoding sugar transferase: MEATIEPEIEQRRKSVLGRRSLLSAAAKGPLPEVHLPFALKLYSSKRFLDVMLAVPLLILSLPLMFLCGIWIKLVSLGPVIYTQVRLGLKGKPYTIYKLRTMLVDCEKATGPIWSPADDRRIIWGGQFLRRWHLDELPQLWNVIIGDMSLIGPRPERPEIILELQKDIPEVTQRLAVRPGITGLAQVTLPPDNTVLAFRRKTELDLQYIREGCLDLDLQILTWTFLKEMGLRQNWIYPRVQHG, translated from the coding sequence ATGGAAGCGACTATAGAACCCGAAATAGAGCAACGCCGTAAGTCCGTACTGGGCCGGCGTTCTTTACTTTCAGCGGCCGCGAAAGGTCCACTGCCGGAAGTGCATCTTCCGTTCGCGTTGAAACTTTATTCGAGCAAACGATTTCTGGATGTGATGCTGGCAGTGCCGCTTTTGATTCTCTCTCTCCCCCTGATGTTCCTCTGCGGTATTTGGATTAAGCTGGTTTCTCTGGGACCGGTGATCTACACGCAAGTCCGGCTTGGCCTGAAAGGCAAACCTTACACGATCTACAAGTTGCGAACGATGCTGGTCGACTGCGAAAAAGCCACGGGCCCCATCTGGTCCCCGGCCGATGATCGACGGATCATTTGGGGAGGACAATTTCTCCGTCGCTGGCACCTGGATGAATTGCCGCAGCTCTGGAATGTAATTATCGGAGATATGTCACTCATCGGGCCGCGTCCCGAACGACCGGAAATCATTCTGGAACTGCAGAAAGATATACCGGAAGTCACGCAGCGACTAGCCGTGCGGCCGGGAATCACAGGTTTAGCGCAGGTGACCTTGCCCCCCGATAACACCGTTTTAGCCTTCCGCCGTAAGACCGAACTCGATCTTCAGTACATTCGCGAAGGATGTTTGGATCTCGATTTGCAGATTCTGACCTGGACCTTTTTGAAAGAAATGGGGCTCCGGCAGAATTGGATCTACCCGCGTGTGCAGCATGGCTAG
- a CDS encoding exosortase-associated EpsI family protein — MKPQAFFILAIVLVGSSLVHGHYSGRWEDFTEIRPVLNQLPEHMGDWTPGNFLKIDSRELAFQSSAEHRIIRHVPSNRNIVLSLTSGRPAVVAVHTPDVCYVGSGFQAMTQARRVEVPTEQGPATLWCCDFQKNEERIRVYWSWSDGSRWQAPDSPRWQFARTLRLWKLYVVHPLETGDDWTVNEDSLNSASPLLNALSAAIRR; from the coding sequence ATGAAACCGCAAGCGTTCTTCATCCTGGCAATCGTCCTGGTCGGCAGTAGTCTGGTCCACGGCCATTACTCCGGCCGCTGGGAAGATTTCACCGAAATCCGACCTGTACTGAATCAGTTGCCTGAGCATATGGGGGACTGGACCCCGGGAAATTTTTTGAAAATCGATAGTCGGGAGCTGGCTTTTCAATCCTCGGCCGAGCATCGCATCATCCGGCACGTTCCCTCCAACCGTAATATCGTTCTATCGCTGACGAGTGGCCGTCCTGCCGTGGTGGCCGTGCACACCCCCGATGTCTGTTACGTCGGCTCCGGGTTCCAGGCAATGACGCAGGCACGAAGAGTGGAAGTGCCGACCGAACAAGGACCTGCTACCCTCTGGTGCTGCGATTTTCAGAAAAATGAAGAGCGCATTCGCGTCTACTGGAGCTGGAGCGACGGCAGTCGCTGGCAAGCCCCGGATTCTCCCCGCTGGCAGTTTGCCCGCACGTTGAGACTATGGAAGTTGTATGTCGTGCATCCCCTGGAAACGGGGGATGATTGGACGGTAAATGAAGATTCGCTCAACAGTGCATCGCCCCTGCTGAACGCCCTCTCAGCGGCAATACGACGTTAA
- a CDS encoding glycosyltransferase family 2 protein yields MASNRPTISVLLPVRNEGRFLCKTLESLQQQDLGDGEFEILLADGDSTDNTLEIARKIGKTCPQLRIFSNPERWSSVGRNMGIQNAHGQYLIVIDGHCEIPSKDYLRRVIEVFEQTGADSLGRPQPLRCSKPTYFQVAVQKARTSWLGHNPDSAVFSRKAKFLKAENVAVAYRREVFDQIGLFDEKFDVCEDVDFNRRLDAAGLTCYFSPKIGIDYRPRSSIAALFRQMFRYGVGRARLARKDSQSLTVAALAPPLFVIALILAPAIAWASSLGTLLALIFWGSYLGCTAWEALRKSARQPLPGLLMPCVFLAIHCGFGFGFWAEMLTPRWRFRLPKQYQNSRVVSFETSTHILSEIDPASANKRLPSEED; encoded by the coding sequence ATGGCTAGCAATCGCCCGACAATTTCGGTTTTACTTCCCGTGCGTAATGAAGGTCGGTTTCTGTGCAAAACGCTGGAATCCCTTCAGCAACAGGACTTGGGCGATGGCGAATTCGAAATTCTTCTGGCCGATGGCGATTCGACCGATAACACGCTGGAGATCGCCCGGAAGATCGGCAAAACTTGTCCGCAATTGCGTATTTTTTCCAATCCTGAGCGCTGGTCGAGTGTTGGCCGGAACATGGGAATTCAAAATGCCCACGGCCAGTACCTGATTGTCATCGATGGGCACTGTGAGATCCCGTCGAAAGACTATCTTCGCCGGGTGATCGAAGTGTTCGAACAGACCGGCGCAGACTCTCTTGGCCGGCCTCAACCGCTGCGTTGTTCTAAGCCCACTTATTTCCAAGTGGCCGTGCAGAAGGCCCGAACCAGCTGGTTGGGACACAATCCCGATTCGGCCGTGTTCTCCCGCAAGGCAAAGTTTCTTAAAGCGGAAAATGTGGCGGTGGCTTATCGCCGCGAAGTGTTCGATCAGATCGGCTTGTTCGATGAAAAATTCGACGTTTGCGAAGATGTGGATTTCAATCGTCGTCTCGATGCGGCGGGCTTGACCTGTTATTTTTCTCCGAAAATTGGAATCGATTATCGGCCCCGCAGCAGTATTGCCGCGTTATTCCGACAGATGTTTCGGTATGGAGTCGGTCGAGCCCGACTGGCTCGTAAAGATTCCCAATCACTGACCGTAGCCGCCCTGGCGCCGCCTCTATTCGTCATCGCCTTGATCTTGGCACCGGCTATTGCCTGGGCTTCCTCTCTCGGAACGTTACTCGCCTTGATTTTTTGGGGAAGCTATCTGGGCTGCACCGCCTGGGAAGCCCTCCGAAAAAGTGCTCGACAGCCACTGCCCGGCTTGTTGATGCCCTGTGTGTTTCTAGCCATCCACTGCGGGTTCGGATTTGGTTTTTGGGCGGAAATGCTCACGCCACGGTGGAGATTCCGGTTGCCGAAACAGTATCAAAATTCTCGCGTGGTTTCTTTCGAGACCAGCACTCATATCCTCTCGGAAATTGACCCCGCATCCGCAAATAAACGACTGCCTTCAGAAGAGGATTAA